One segment of Alligator mississippiensis isolate rAllMis1 chromosome 13, rAllMis1, whole genome shotgun sequence DNA contains the following:
- the ANKS3 gene encoding ankyrin repeat and SAM domain-containing protein 3, with product MSELSDEASESELLSRSLSMWHGVGQMLCREELDIPLDLHTASSIGQYEVVQECIQRGDADLNKRNCGGWTPLMYASYIGHDTIVHLLLEAGVNVNIPTPEGQTPLMLASSCGNESVAYFLLQQGAELEMKDIHGWTALFHCISTGHQQMVKFLLDNGANTNCREPLYGYTPLMEAAASGHERIVQYLLNHGVKVDVRDNTGTTARTLAMKYGHMKIVGLIDLHTAPVPKVFCRGPGKYEDLSSSDESCSVPQRQRPVRKTKGPSIHEGPQALAKITAVGIGGKKQSRYEQVPLQGYVTFNDDGSFEGEALRYRDVTSPINEQDVESSSSREENMCSTRNLTTVRSSSSSSECLAKALGVSSEGSLESNEDSDHAKKLSSRKQAKSYTKVKTRYSSSDSQWSHSPGKAGASSQQCMVHNLPEPPAYTGPQDLATFLEQIGCLKYLQVFEEQDVDLRIFLTLTESDLKEIGITLFGPKRKMTSAIARWHSSARPPSDALELAYADRLEAEMQELAIQLHKRCEEVEMMKGQVSQEQELRAVVESCLMERDMAWNDVQLQLQEAQAITRDVGVLLEQIKACQTELSSRLNQEHVASRRLETKAQLRMGLEEWPASLKSLSLPELSTLLEECVGEMGKALQSVTQNLTRLQDQGRNKQNWPEP from the exons ATGTCAGAACTCAGTGATGAAGCCAGTGAATCAGAGCTGCTAAGCCGCAGCCTTTCCATGTGGCATGGCGTAGGTCAAATGCTGTGTCGAGAAGAATTGGATATTCCACTGGATCTACACACAGCCTCCTCCATTGGCCAATATGAAGTGGTTCAGGAATGTATTCAGCG AGGAGATGCAGATTTGAATAAGAGAAACTGTGGTGGCTGGACCCCGCTGATGTATGCCTCCTACATCGGCCATGATACAATTGTGCACCTTCTGCTGGAGGCAGGAGTGAATGTAAACATCCCAACACCAGAAGGGCAGACTCCACTCATGCTGGCCTCCAGTTGTGGCAATGAGAGTGTTGCCTATTTCCTCCTCCAG CAAGGTGCAGAGCTGGAGATGAAGGATATTCATGGCTGGACTGCCCTTTTCCATTGCATCAGCACTGGACACCAACAGATGGTCAAATTCCTATTGGACAATGGGGCTAATACCAACTGCAG AGAGCCACTGTATGGATATACTCCTCTGATGGAAGCAGCTGCTTCTGGCCATGAGAGAATTGTCCAGTATCTTCTCAATCAT GGTGTGAAAGTAGATGTGAGAGATAATACTGGAACCACAGCACGGACACTGGCCATGAAGTATGGACACATGAAGATTGTGGGACTGATAGACCTTCACACAGCCCCTGTGCCCAAGGTCTTCTGCAGGGGCCCAG GAAAATATGAAGATCTGAGCTCATCAGATGAATCATGCTCTGTGCCACAGAGACAAAGACCTGTTCGTAAGACCAAGGGCCCTAGCATCCATGAGGGGCCCCAGGCTTTGGCTAAGATAACAGCGGTTGGAATTGGAGGGAAGAAGCAATCTCGATATG AACAGGTCCCTCTTCAGGGCTATGTTACATTTAATGATGATGGCAGCTTTGAAGGAGAGGCTCTCCGGTACCGGGATGTCACCTCTCCAATCAATGAACAGGACGTggagagcagtagcagcaggg AAGAAAACATGTGCTCCACAAGAAACTTGACAAcagtcagaagcagcagcagcagcagtgaatgtCTGGCCAAAGCCCTTGGGGTGAGCAGTGAAGGGTCGCTGGAGAGCAATGAG GACTCTGACCATGCCAAAAAGCTCTCCAGTCGGAAGCAAGCAAAAAGCTACACAAAGGTCAAGACCCGttacagcagcagtgacagccagtGGTCGCACAGCCCTGGAAAAGCCGGAGCATCTAGTCAGCAATGCATGGTCCATAACCTCCCAGAGCCTCCTGCCTACACAGGGCCCCAG GATTTGGCAACATTTCTGGAGCAGATTGGGTGCCTGAAGTACCTCCAGGTGTTTGAAGAACAGGATGTTGACCTCCGTATCTTTCTGACCCTTACAGAGAGTGATCTGAAGGAAATAGGCATCAC TCTGTTTGGACCCAAGAGAAAGATGACATCTGCCATTGCTCGATGGCATAGCAGTGCCCGGCCACCCAGTGATGCCCTAGAATTAGCGTATGCAGATCGGCTTGAGGCTGAAATGCAGGAGCTGGCCATTCAGTTGCATAAG AGATGTGAAGAGGTGGAAATGATGAAGGGACAGGTGTCCCAGGAGCAGGAGTTGCGCGCTGTGGTTGAGAGCTGTTTGATGGAGCGAGATATGGCCTGGAATGATGTCCAGCTTCAGCTGCAAGAGGCACAGGCCATCACGAGAGATGTTGGGGTCTTACTAGAGCAGATCAA AGCCTGTCAGACTGAGCTGTCCTCCCGGCTGAATCAAGAACATGTGgctagcaggaggctggagacaaagGCACAGCTGAGAATGG GTCTTGAAGAATGGCCAGCTTCCTTGAAATCCTTGAGCTTGCCTGAGCTGTCAACTCTCCTAGAGGAGTGTGTGGGAGAAATGG